Proteins from a single region of Pseudomonas fulva:
- a CDS encoding cobyrinate a,c-diamide synthase gives MSTVDALYAEPGAPRRCPALVIAAPASGQGKTTVTAALARLHTRQGKRVRVFKCGPDFLDPMILSRASGNPVYQLDLWMVGEAESRRLLWEAAGEADLILIEGVMGLFDGSPSAADLARRFGVPVLGVIDGSAMAQTFGALAVGLASYQPDLPFSGVLGNRVNPGRHNDLIRDSLPASIRWYGSLPRSAAIELPSRHLGLVQAAELADLDVRLDSAADALEQTATLTLPPPVSFAAPALAPLEPLLEGVRIGVAHDASFAFIYQANLDLLERMGATLVCFSPLADEALPAVDSLYLPGGYPELHLQALSGNRPMIDAIRAHQQAGKPLLAECGGMLYLLESLSDVAGERAELAGLVPGHAQMQKRLVALALQRVALPEGVLRGHSYHHSRLESGPQPLVLGDCPNDKPVSEAVFRIGRLTASYIHFYLPSNPTAAAALLRP, from the coding sequence TTGAGCACGGTAGACGCGCTTTACGCCGAGCCTGGGGCGCCACGGCGCTGCCCGGCCCTGGTGATCGCCGCGCCCGCTTCGGGGCAGGGCAAGACCACCGTCACCGCCGCCCTGGCGCGCCTGCATACCCGGCAGGGCAAGCGGGTGCGGGTGTTCAAGTGCGGGCCGGATTTTCTCGACCCGATGATCCTCTCCCGTGCCAGTGGCAACCCGGTCTACCAGCTGGACCTGTGGATGGTCGGCGAGGCCGAGAGCCGGCGTCTGCTCTGGGAAGCGGCGGGCGAGGCCGATCTGATTCTCATCGAAGGCGTGATGGGGCTGTTCGACGGCTCGCCGTCGGCAGCTGACCTGGCGCGTCGTTTCGGCGTGCCGGTGCTTGGCGTGATCGACGGCTCGGCCATGGCCCAGACCTTCGGCGCCCTGGCCGTCGGCCTGGCCAGCTACCAGCCGGACCTGCCCTTCTCCGGCGTGCTCGGCAACCGGGTCAATCCAGGTCGCCATAACGACCTGATCCGTGACAGCCTGCCGGCCTCGATCCGCTGGTACGGCTCGTTGCCGCGCAGTGCGGCCATCGAGTTGCCAAGCCGGCACCTTGGCCTGGTGCAGGCCGCCGAGCTGGCCGACCTGGATGTGCGCCTGGATAGCGCGGCCGATGCCCTCGAGCAGACCGCGACCCTCACCCTGCCACCGCCGGTGAGCTTCGCGGCGCCCGCGCTGGCGCCACTGGAACCGCTTCTGGAAGGCGTGCGTATTGGCGTGGCCCATGATGCATCCTTCGCCTTCATCTACCAGGCCAATCTCGATCTGCTCGAGCGCATGGGCGCGACCCTGGTGTGCTTCAGCCCGCTGGCGGACGAAGCGCTACCCGCGGTGGACAGCCTCTATCTGCCCGGCGGCTACCCGGAACTGCACCTGCAGGCACTGAGCGGCAATCGACCGATGATCGACGCCATCAGGGCGCACCAGCAGGCCGGCAAGCCGCTGCTCGCCGAATGCGGCGGCATGCTGTACCTGCTCGAGTCGCTGAGCGACGTCGCCGGCGAGCGCGCCGAACTGGCCGGCCTGGTGCCTGGCCATGCACAGATGCAGAAGCGCCTGGTCGCCCTGGCCTTGCAGCGCGTGGCACTGCCCGAGGGCGTGCTGCGTGGGCACAGCTACCACCATTCGCGCCTGGAGTCGGGGCCGCAGCCGCTGGTCCTGGGCGATTGTCCGAATGACAAACCGGTCAGCGAGGCGGTATTTCGGATCGGCCGCCTGACCGCCTCTTATATCCACTTCTATCTGCCGTCGAACCCGACGGCCGCCGCGGCGTTGCTGCGGCCATGA
- the bluB gene encoding 5,6-dimethylbenzimidazole synthase yields the protein MSEHAFSAEERAAVYRAIAERRDMRHFSGGEVAPELLARLLEAAHQAPSVGLMQPWRFIRITRPALREDIYQLVERERQLTAEALGERSDEFMRLKVEGVRDCAEVLVAALMEGRDAHVFGRRTLPEMDMASLSCAIQNLWLAARAEGLGMGWVSLFDPAALAELLAMPPGSKPVAVLCLGPVQAFYPAPMLVQEGWAQVRPLHELLFEDRWDQHE from the coding sequence ATGAGCGAGCACGCCTTCAGCGCCGAAGAGCGCGCCGCGGTCTACCGCGCCATCGCCGAGCGCCGCGACATGCGCCATTTCAGCGGCGGCGAGGTGGCGCCCGAACTGCTCGCCCGGTTGCTCGAGGCGGCGCACCAGGCGCCCAGTGTCGGCCTGATGCAGCCGTGGCGCTTTATCCGCATCACCCGGCCGGCGTTGCGTGAGGACATCTATCAGTTGGTCGAACGCGAGCGTCAGCTGACCGCCGAGGCCCTGGGCGAGCGCTCCGATGAATTCATGCGCCTGAAGGTCGAGGGCGTTCGCGACTGCGCCGAAGTGCTGGTGGCCGCCTTGATGGAGGGCCGTGACGCCCATGTCTTCGGCCGGCGCACCTTGCCGGAAATGGACATGGCGTCGCTGTCCTGCGCCATCCAGAACCTGTGGCTGGCAGCCCGCGCCGAAGGCCTCGGCATGGGCTGGGTATCGCTGTTCGACCCCGCCGCACTGGCCGAGCTGCTGGCCATGCCGCCGGGCAGCAAGCCGGTCGCGGTGCTCTGCCTGGGGCCGGTGCAGGCCTTCTACCCGGCGCCGATGCTGGTCCAGGAAGGCTGGGCACAGGTGCGGCCGCTGCATGAGTTGCTGTTTGAGGATCGCTGGGATCAGCATGAATAA
- the cbiB gene encoding adenosylcobinamide-phosphate synthase CbiB, whose translation MSLILSAVAGVTLDAALGEPKRWHPLVGFGKLANRLEQRFNPSGGGWRSHGVSAWCLAVLPLTLLTLLLVQLPWVGWLVQILALYAALGLRSLDEHAQPVAQALRLGDLPLARQRVGYMVSRRTEDLDATGVARAGTESVLENGSDAVFAALFWFLVAGAPGVVLYRLSNTLDAMWGYRNARFERFGWAAAKIDDLLNYVPARLVALTYAVLGRSALAMRCWQRQAPQWDSPNAGPVMAAGAGALGVSLGGAAVYHGELHPRPELGEGPPPRARDIERAMNLVWGGVLLWLLLMLTVEVCLA comes from the coding sequence ATGAGCCTGATCCTCAGCGCCGTCGCGGGCGTGACCCTGGATGCCGCCCTCGGCGAGCCGAAGCGCTGGCACCCGTTGGTGGGCTTCGGCAAGCTCGCCAACCGCCTGGAGCAGCGTTTCAACCCGTCCGGTGGCGGCTGGCGCAGCCACGGTGTGAGCGCCTGGTGCCTGGCGGTGCTGCCGTTGACGCTGCTCACCCTGCTGTTGGTGCAGCTGCCATGGGTCGGTTGGCTGGTGCAGATCCTCGCCCTGTACGCCGCCCTCGGGCTGCGCAGCCTGGATGAACACGCCCAGCCGGTGGCCCAGGCGCTGCGCCTGGGTGATCTGCCGCTGGCCCGCCAGCGGGTCGGCTACATGGTCAGCCGCCGCACCGAGGACCTGGATGCCACCGGCGTGGCCCGTGCCGGTACCGAGTCGGTGCTGGAAAACGGCAGCGACGCGGTGTTCGCCGCGCTGTTCTGGTTTCTCGTCGCCGGGGCGCCGGGCGTGGTGCTGTACCGCCTGAGCAACACCCTGGACGCCATGTGGGGCTATCGCAACGCGCGTTTCGAGCGCTTCGGCTGGGCCGCCGCGAAGATCGATGACCTGCTCAATTATGTGCCGGCCCGGCTGGTGGCGTTGACCTATGCCGTACTGGGCCGTAGCGCCCTGGCGATGCGCTGCTGGCAGCGCCAGGCGCCGCAGTGGGACAGCCCCAACGCCGGGCCGGTGATGGCCGCGGGAGCCGGGGCGTTGGGCGTCAGCCTTGGCGGCGCGGCGGTCTATCACGGCGAGTTGCACCCGCGCCCCGAGCTGGGTGAAGGGCCGCCACCAAGGGCGCGGGATATCGAACGGGCGATGAACCTGGTATGGGGCGGGGTACTGCTCTGGTTGCTGCTGATGCTGACCGTGGAGGTGTGCCTTGCTTGA
- the cobD gene encoding threonine-phosphate decarboxylase CobD, with product MLEHGGRLRKAALRHGIPLSDWLDLSTGVAPYGLPLTEIPAQVWNRLPEQDDGLEAAAGAYYGAAGLLPVAGSQAAIQCLPRLRREARIGIVSPAYAEHAAAWQREGHRVLEISEAGVNRALERLDVLLLVNPNNPTGRRFSPEQLYAWHARLAERGGWLIVDEAFIDCTPEQSLAAHAHSPGLIVLRSFGKFFGMAGARLGFVLAERKLLDELQEVLGPWTISGPTRWLATRMLEDRAAQQVQRQRLRADGQRLARLLSEHGLVPTGGCALFQWVASEQAALLHELLACNGILTRLFERPASIRFGLPPDEAGWQRLAAALKVFAEEAR from the coding sequence TTGCTTGAGCATGGCGGACGGTTGCGCAAGGCGGCGCTGCGCCATGGCATTCCCCTGAGCGACTGGCTGGACCTGTCCACCGGCGTGGCGCCCTACGGCCTGCCGCTGACGGAGATTCCGGCGCAGGTCTGGAATCGCCTGCCGGAGCAGGACGATGGCCTGGAAGCCGCCGCCGGCGCCTATTACGGCGCCGCCGGGCTGCTGCCGGTGGCCGGCTCCCAGGCGGCGATCCAGTGCCTGCCGCGGCTGCGTCGCGAGGCACGGATCGGCATCGTGTCGCCGGCCTATGCCGAGCATGCGGCGGCCTGGCAACGCGAAGGGCACCGGGTGCTGGAGATCAGCGAGGCCGGCGTCAACCGGGCGCTGGAGCGCCTCGACGTGCTGCTGCTGGTCAACCCCAACAACCCCACCGGGCGGCGCTTTTCTCCCGAGCAGCTGTATGCCTGGCATGCGCGCCTGGCCGAGCGGGGCGGCTGGCTGATCGTCGATGAAGCCTTTATCGACTGCACCCCGGAGCAGAGCCTGGCGGCCCACGCGCATTCGCCCGGGCTGATCGTGCTGCGCTCGTTTGGCAAGTTCTTCGGCATGGCGGGTGCGCGTCTGGGCTTCGTGCTGGCCGAACGCAAGTTGCTCGATGAGTTGCAAGAAGTGCTCGGGCCCTGGACGATCAGCGGCCCGACGCGCTGGCTGGCGACCAGGATGCTCGAAGACAGGGCGGCTCAGCAGGTTCAGCGTCAGCGCTTGCGCGCCGATGGTCAGCGCCTGGCTCGCTTGCTGAGTGAGCACGGTCTGGTGCCCACTGGTGGCTGCGCGCTGTTCCAGTGGGTCGCCAGCGAGCAGGCGGCGCTGCTGCACGAGTTGTTGGCCTGCAATGGCATTCTCACCCGGTTGTTCGAGCGCCCGGCCAGCATTCGTTTCGGCCTGCCGCCCGATGAGGCCGGCTGGCAGCGCCTGGCAGCGGCGTTGAAAGTATTCGCCGAGGAGGCGCGATGA
- a CDS encoding cobyric acid synthase, with translation MSHFESGATLMVQGTTSDAGKSTLVTALCRWLRRQGVSVAPFKPQNMALNSAVTADGGEIGRAQAVQAQACGLPAHTDMNPVLLKPNSDTGAQVIIHGQAVGTMNAVAYHDYKRVAREAVLASHARLRASHQVVMVEGAGSPAEINLRANDIANMGFAEAVDCPVILIADIDKGGVFAHLVGTLELLLPSEQARLKGFVINRFRGDIALLKPGLDWLEQRTGKPVLGVLPYLMDFHLEAEDAIDRRQVSKADQVLKVVVPVLPRISNHTDFDPLRLHPQVELTFVGPGEAIPPADLIILPGSKSVRADLAFLRSGGWAEAIDRHLRYGGKLLGICGGLQMLGRRVEDPQGLEGPAGGSDGFGLLQIDTVLEPHKQLRNVSGRLCLEDAAIGGYEIHAGVTSGAGLQRAAVQLDDGRSDGALSDDGQVLGTYLHGLFESSDACSALLRWAGLRDVQAVDYHALRERDIERLADLVETHLDQAALRALCGLSEEVR, from the coding sequence ATGAGTCATTTCGAATCCGGCGCCACGCTGATGGTGCAGGGCACCACGTCGGACGCCGGCAAGAGCACCCTGGTGACCGCGCTGTGTCGCTGGCTGCGCCGTCAAGGTGTCAGTGTGGCGCCGTTCAAGCCGCAGAACATGGCGCTCAACAGCGCGGTGACCGCCGACGGTGGCGAGATCGGTCGCGCCCAGGCGGTGCAGGCCCAGGCCTGCGGCCTGCCGGCCCATACCGACATGAACCCGGTGCTGCTCAAGCCCAACAGCGACACCGGTGCCCAGGTGATCATCCATGGCCAGGCCGTCGGCACTATGAATGCCGTGGCCTATCACGACTACAAGCGCGTCGCCCGTGAAGCGGTGCTGGCGTCCCATGCTCGCCTGCGGGCCAGCCACCAGGTGGTGATGGTCGAGGGCGCCGGCTCGCCGGCCGAGATCAACCTGCGCGCCAACGATATCGCCAACATGGGTTTCGCCGAGGCGGTCGACTGCCCGGTGATCCTCATCGCCGATATCGACAAGGGCGGCGTGTTCGCCCATCTGGTCGGCACCCTGGAACTGCTGTTGCCCAGCGAGCAGGCGCGCCTCAAGGGCTTCGTGATCAACCGGTTTCGCGGTGACATCGCCCTGCTCAAGCCTGGGCTGGACTGGCTCGAACAGCGCACCGGCAAACCGGTGCTGGGCGTGCTGCCGTACCTGATGGATTTTCACCTGGAGGCCGAGGACGCCATCGACCGGCGCCAGGTGAGCAAGGCCGATCAGGTGCTCAAGGTGGTGGTCCCGGTGCTGCCGCGGATCAGCAACCACACCGATTTCGATCCGCTGCGCCTGCATCCCCAGGTCGAGCTGACCTTTGTCGGCCCTGGCGAAGCGATTCCGCCGGCGGACCTGATCATCCTGCCCGGCTCCAAGAGCGTACGTGCGGATCTGGCTTTCCTGCGCAGCGGTGGCTGGGCGGAGGCCATCGACCGGCACCTGCGTTACGGCGGCAAGCTGCTGGGGATCTGCGGCGGGCTGCAGATGCTCGGGCGCCGGGTCGAGGATCCGCAAGGGCTGGAAGGGCCCGCGGGTGGCAGCGATGGCTTCGGCCTGCTGCAGATCGACACCGTGCTGGAGCCGCACAAGCAACTGCGCAACGTCAGTGGCCGGTTGTGCCTGGAAGATGCCGCCATCGGTGGTTATGAAATCCATGCCGGGGTGACCTCGGGTGCCGGCCTGCAGCGCGCCGCCGTGCAGCTCGACGATGGCCGTAGCGACGGCGCGCTGAGCGATGACGGCCAGGTGCTGGGTACTTACCTGCACGGGCTGTTCGAGTCTTCGGATGCCTGCTCGGCGCTGTTGCGTTGGGCCGGGCTGCGTGACGTGCAGGCGGTGGATTATCACGCGCTGCGCGAGCGGGATATCGAGCGCCTGGCCGATCTGGTCGAAACCCATCTGGACCAAGCTGCCTTGCGCGCACTTTGTGGCCTGAGCGAGGAGGTACGCTAG
- the cobU gene encoding bifunctional adenosylcobinamide kinase/adenosylcobinamide-phosphate guanylyltransferase, which translates to MGELILGGARSGKSRLAERLAAESGLQIVYIATSQPLDGEMNSRVRAHRERRPAEWGLVEEPLALARVLQEQAAADRCLLVDCLTLWLTNLLMLDDEARLNRECEALLACLQALPGRVILVSNETGLGVVPMGELTRRYVDAAGLLHQAVAERCERVLFTVAGLPMTLKGDPL; encoded by the coding sequence ATGGGCGAGCTGATCCTGGGCGGTGCCCGCTCGGGCAAGAGCCGGCTGGCCGAACGCCTGGCCGCCGAGTCGGGGCTGCAGATCGTCTATATCGCCACCAGCCAGCCGCTGGATGGCGAGATGAACAGCCGCGTTCGCGCCCACCGCGAGCGGCGCCCGGCCGAGTGGGGGCTGGTCGAAGAGCCATTGGCGCTGGCGAGAGTGCTCCAGGAACAGGCCGCGGCGGATCGCTGCCTGCTGGTCGACTGCCTGACCCTGTGGCTGACCAACCTGTTGATGCTCGACGACGAAGCGCGCCTGAACCGCGAGTGCGAGGCGCTTCTGGCCTGCCTGCAGGCGCTGCCCGGCCGGGTGATCCTGGTCAGCAACGAAACCGGCCTTGGCGTGGTGCCGATGGGCGAGCTGACCCGCCGCTATGTCGACGCCGCCGGTTTGCTGCACCAGGCCGTCGCCGAGCGCTGCGAGCGCGTGCTGTTCACCGTGGCCGGCTTGCCGATGACCCTCAAGGGAGACCCGTTATGA
- the cobT gene encoding nicotinate-nucleotide--dimethylbenzimidazole phosphoribosyltransferase, producing the protein MTLDWWLNPTQPLDSVARGKAAARQGQLTKPAGSLGELERLAVHLAALQGRERPQVDKVWIGIFAGDHGVVAEGVSAYPQAVTGQMLRNFVAGGAAISVLARQLGAALEVTDLGTAEPLAPLPGVRHLQVGAGTANLMREAAMTPAQALIALQAGRDSVLRAAEQGHELFIGGEMGIGNTTAATALACLLLDCPVGELVGPGTGLAAAGVAHKAQVIETALRLHQGAADQPIEALRCLGGFEIAALTGAYLACAQQGVVALVDGFICSVAALLAVRLNPACRDWLLFSHQSAEPGHGRLLAALQATPIVSLGLRLGEGSGAALVVPMLRLACALHNGMATFAEAAVADRPA; encoded by the coding sequence ATGACACTCGATTGGTGGCTCAACCCCACGCAGCCCTTGGACTCGGTGGCGCGCGGCAAGGCGGCGGCGCGTCAGGGCCAGCTGACCAAGCCGGCGGGTTCGCTCGGCGAGCTGGAGCGCCTGGCGGTGCACCTGGCGGCGTTGCAGGGCCGCGAGCGGCCGCAGGTCGACAAGGTGTGGATCGGGATTTTCGCCGGCGACCATGGCGTGGTGGCCGAGGGCGTTTCCGCTTACCCCCAGGCGGTGACCGGGCAGATGCTGCGCAACTTCGTCGCCGGTGGCGCGGCGATCAGTGTGCTGGCCCGCCAGTTGGGGGCTGCGCTGGAGGTCACCGATCTGGGTACCGCCGAGCCGCTCGCGCCCTTGCCAGGCGTGCGTCACCTGCAGGTCGGCGCGGGTACCGCCAACCTGATGCGCGAGGCCGCCATGACCCCGGCCCAGGCGCTGATCGCCCTGCAGGCCGGGCGCGACAGCGTGCTGCGCGCTGCCGAGCAAGGGCATGAGCTCTTTATCGGTGGTGAAATGGGCATCGGCAATACCACCGCCGCCACGGCGCTGGCCTGCCTGCTGCTCGATTGCCCGGTGGGCGAGCTGGTCGGGCCAGGCACCGGCCTGGCGGCGGCCGGCGTCGCCCACAAGGCGCAGGTGATCGAAACGGCGCTGAGGCTTCACCAGGGCGCCGCCGATCAGCCCATCGAGGCGCTGCGGTGCCTCGGCGGTTTCGAGATCGCCGCACTGACCGGCGCCTACCTGGCCTGCGCCCAGCAGGGCGTGGTGGCGCTGGTCGATGGCTTTATCTGCAGCGTCGCGGCCTTGCTGGCGGTGCGCCTGAATCCGGCGTGTCGCGACTGGCTGCTGTTCTCCCACCAGAGCGCCGAGCCCGGTCACGGACGCCTGCTTGCGGCGCTGCAGGCCACGCCGATCGTCAGCCTGGGGCTGCGCCTGGGCGAGGGCAGCGGGGCGGCGCTGGTGGTGCCGATGCTGCGCCTGGCCTGTGCGTTGCACAATGGCATGGCCACCTTCGCCGAAGCGGCGGTCGCGGATCGCCCGGCGTGA
- a CDS encoding histidine phosphatase family protein yields the protein MILQLLRHGETEQGGGLRGSLDDALTAAGWAQLRAAVQADEHWDALVSSPLQRCARFADELAAARGLPLQFEAGLQELHFGAWEGRTAAQLMETDADELGRFWADPYAFTPPGGEPLVDFEARVLDALQRLHAEYRGQQLLVVTHGGVMRLLLARARGLPRAHLLQVSVAHGQRVHLQFDGHGLQEIP from the coding sequence GTGATCCTGCAGCTGTTGCGCCACGGTGAAACAGAGCAGGGCGGCGGCCTGCGTGGCAGCCTCGACGATGCCCTGACCGCAGCAGGCTGGGCGCAGTTGCGTGCCGCCGTGCAGGCCGACGAGCACTGGGACGCGCTGGTCAGCTCGCCGCTGCAGCGCTGCGCGCGGTTTGCCGACGAACTGGCGGCCGCTCGCGGCCTGCCGCTGCAGTTCGAGGCCGGTCTGCAGGAGCTGCATTTCGGTGCCTGGGAAGGCCGCACGGCCGCGCAACTGATGGAAACCGATGCGGATGAGCTCGGCCGTTTCTGGGCCGATCCCTACGCCTTCACGCCGCCGGGCGGCGAGCCATTAGTGGATTTCGAAGCGCGGGTGCTCGACGCGCTGCAACGCTTGCACGCCGAGTACCGGGGGCAGCAGTTGCTGGTGGTTACCCACGGCGGCGTGATGCGCCTGTTGCTGGCCAGGGCGCGGGGCTTGCCCCGCGCGCACCTGTTGCAGGTCAGCGTGGCCCATGGCCAGCGCGTGCACCTGCAATTCGATGGACACGGCCTGCAGGAGATCCCATGA
- a CDS encoding adenosylcobinamide-GDP ribazoletransferase produces MTPLWIALQFLTRLPVRLAGMPTPQQVGRSLLFYPLVGAVIGGFLLVAIHLLDGAPVPLQAALLLTFWVGLTGALHLDGLADSADAWMGGFGDRARTLAIMKDPRSGPIALVVLALLLLLKFTALLALLEQGDHLVVLLAPVLGRGALLALFLCTPYVRPGGLGDALKSHLPRSSATVVLVVTALLGLLLGGFWLMVVAAGVFFWLRRLMLQRLGGTTGDTAGALLEVIECAVLLAAALQVS; encoded by the coding sequence ATGACGCCATTGTGGATCGCCCTGCAGTTTCTCACCCGTCTGCCGGTGCGCCTCGCCGGCATGCCCACGCCCCAGCAGGTGGGCCGATCGCTGCTGTTCTATCCGCTGGTAGGTGCGGTGATCGGTGGGTTCTTGCTCGTTGCCATTCATCTTCTCGACGGTGCGCCGGTGCCTTTGCAGGCGGCTTTGTTGCTGACCTTCTGGGTAGGGCTGACCGGAGCCTTGCACCTCGATGGCCTGGCCGATAGCGCCGATGCCTGGATGGGCGGCTTCGGTGACCGCGCGCGCACCCTGGCGATCATGAAGGATCCGCGCAGCGGCCCGATCGCCTTAGTGGTGCTGGCATTGCTGCTGCTGCTCAAGTTCACCGCCTTGCTGGCGCTGCTCGAACAGGGTGATCACCTCGTAGTGCTGCTGGCACCGGTGCTGGGGCGCGGGGCGCTTCTGGCACTGTTTCTCTGCACGCCCTACGTGCGGCCCGGCGGGCTCGGCGATGCGCTGAAGTCTCATCTGCCGCGCTCTAGCGCAACGGTCGTGCTGGTCGTGACCGCGCTGCTCGGCCTGCTGCTCGGCGGTTTTTGGCTGATGGTGGTGGCAGCGGGCGTGTTCTTCTGGCTGCGTCGCCTGATGCTGCAGCGTTTGGGCGGCACCACCGGCGATACGGCCGGCGCGTTGCTGGAAGTGATCGAGTGCGCCGTGCTGCTCGCTGCGGCGCTGCAGGTCAGCTAA
- a CDS encoding MarR family winged helix-turn-helix transcriptional regulator: MLPTECLCTRLRRASRGVSKRYDDALSGVGVSVAQYSLLRHLQRLDQPSITDLADAVGLERSTLGRNLRLLEARGLVTLQDGADQRNRLVSLTAKGAGVLAEALEAWQAVQLDLKQRLQPHHLQALDELLASLD; this comes from the coding sequence ATGTTGCCGACCGAATGTTTGTGCACCCGCTTGCGTCGCGCCAGTCGTGGCGTCAGCAAACGCTATGACGACGCCCTGAGCGGGGTCGGGGTCAGCGTTGCCCAGTATTCTCTGTTGCGCCACCTGCAGCGCCTCGACCAGCCGAGCATCACGGATCTGGCCGACGCGGTGGGGCTTGAGCGCAGTACCCTGGGCCGCAACCTGCGGCTGCTCGAAGCGCGCGGCCTGGTCACCCTGCAGGACGGCGCCGATCAGCGCAACCGCCTGGTAAGCCTGACGGCCAAGGGTGCGGGCGTGCTTGCCGAGGCGCTGGAGGCCTGGCAGGCGGTGCAGCTCGACCTCAAGCAACGCCTGCAACCCCATCACCTGCAAGCGCTGGACGAATTGCTCGCCAGCCTGGATTGA
- a CDS encoding MFS transporter → MNSVWRTSVWIMLGASLILALSLGTRHGFGLFLPPMSAEFGWGRGVFAFAIALQNLIWGIAQPFTGALADRFGAQRAIIVGGLLYAVGLVLMGLADSPLSLSLSAGLLIGIGLSGTSFSVILGVVGRAVPVEKRSMAMGIAAAAGSFGQFAMLPGTLGLIGWLGWSAALIALGIMVALIVPLAAMVKDRPQVSQGPQQTLGEALREACSHSGFWLLALGFFVCGFQVVFIGVHLPAYLVDQHLPAIVGTTVLALVGLFNVFGTYIAGWLGGRRSKPRLLSALYLARGVVITLFITVPLSVWTAYAFGIAMGLLWLSTVPLTNGTVATLFGVRNLSMLGGIVFLFHQLGSFMGGWLGGYLYDHTGSYDLVWQISILLSVLAAALNWPVREQPVARLQGAQA, encoded by the coding sequence ATGAATTCGGTTTGGCGCACCAGCGTCTGGATCATGTTGGGGGCTTCGCTGATCCTCGCCCTGTCCCTGGGCACCCGTCACGGGTTTGGCCTGTTCCTGCCGCCGATGAGTGCGGAGTTCGGCTGGGGGCGTGGGGTATTCGCCTTCGCCATCGCCCTGCAGAACCTGATCTGGGGCATCGCCCAGCCGTTTACCGGCGCGCTGGCCGATCGCTTCGGCGCACAGCGGGCGATCATCGTCGGTGGCCTGTTGTATGCGGTGGGTCTGGTGCTGATGGGGCTGGCGGACTCGCCGCTGTCGTTGTCGCTGAGTGCCGGGCTGCTGATCGGCATCGGCCTGTCCGGCACCTCGTTCTCGGTGATCCTCGGCGTGGTCGGCCGGGCGGTGCCGGTGGAGAAACGCAGCATGGCCATGGGCATTGCCGCGGCGGCGGGTTCCTTCGGCCAGTTCGCCATGTTGCCGGGCACCCTGGGGCTGATCGGCTGGCTGGGCTGGTCGGCCGCCTTGATCGCCCTGGGCATCATGGTGGCGCTGATCGTGCCGCTGGCGGCCATGGTCAAGGACCGCCCACAGGTGAGCCAGGGGCCGCAGCAGACCCTGGGCGAGGCGCTACGCGAGGCGTGCAGCCATTCCGGTTTCTGGCTGCTGGCGCTGGGCTTTTTCGTCTGTGGTTTCCAGGTGGTGTTCATTGGCGTGCACCTGCCGGCGTACCTGGTTGACCAGCACCTGCCGGCCATCGTCGGCACCACGGTGCTGGCACTGGTGGGGCTGTTCAACGTGTTCGGCACCTATATCGCCGGCTGGCTCGGCGGGCGCCGTTCCAAACCGCGCTTGCTTAGCGCCTTGTATCTGGCGCGGGGCGTGGTTATCACACTGTTCATCACGGTGCCGCTGAGCGTATGGACGGCCTACGCCTTCGGGATCGCCATGGGGCTGCTGTGGCTGTCCACGGTGCCGCTGACCAATGGCACCGTGGCGACGCTGTTCGGCGTGCGCAACCTGTCGATGCTCGGCGGCATCGTGTTCCTGTTCCACCAGCTGGGCTCGTTCATGGGCGGCTGGCTCGGCGGTTACCTCTACGACCACACGGGCAGCTATGATCTGGTCTGGCAGATTTCCATTCTGCTCAGCGTGCTCGCTGCCGCGCTCAACTGGCCGGTTCGTGAGCAACCCGTAGCACGTTTGCAAGGAGCCCAGGCATGA
- a CDS encoding glutathione peroxidase, translated as MRLSLFAVPMALLALSSPLQAAECPALLAGQGELPKLRSKDQIDLCEQFAGKPLMVVNTASFCGFTSQFEGLEALNQRYREQGLEILGVPSDSFKQESDDAEETAKVCYVNYGVTFTMSETQPVTGNDAIPLFKELARQTAAPRWNFFKYVVDRQGQVIARFSSMTKPDDPELIAAIEKAIASAP; from the coding sequence ATGCGACTGTCACTGTTTGCCGTACCCATGGCCCTGCTGGCCCTGAGCAGCCCGCTCCAGGCTGCCGAATGCCCGGCGCTGCTGGCGGGCCAGGGTGAGTTGCCCAAACTGCGCTCCAAGGACCAGATCGACCTGTGCGAGCAGTTCGCCGGCAAGCCGCTGATGGTGGTCAATACCGCCAGCTTCTGCGGCTTCACCTCGCAGTTCGAAGGGCTGGAGGCGCTCAACCAGCGTTATCGCGAGCAGGGGCTTGAGATTCTCGGCGTGCCATCGGACTCATTCAAGCAGGAGTCCGATGATGCCGAGGAGACGGCCAAGGTCTGCTACGTGAACTACGGCGTGACCTTTACCATGAGCGAGACTCAGCCGGTCACCGGTAACGACGCCATCCCTCTGTTCAAGGAGCTGGCCAGGCAGACGGCCGCGCCGCGCTGGAACTTCTTCAAGTACGTGGTCGACCGCCAGGGGCAGGTGATCGCGCGCTTTTCCAGCATGACCAAGCCGGACGATCCCGAGCTGATCGCCGCTATCGAGAAGGCGATCGCCTCGGCACCTTGA